TTAAAAAGATTAATCTAGAGATTGCGGCAACGGCAACATCTTTAAAGGAAAACGTTGAGGATGAAACGGTAGATCTTGAGTTGTTTTCTACAGAGCTAGCCAAGTCTGAACGCTTTCTAAGGGCGACTAAGGAATTGGTAAGGCTAGGTAGAGAGAAAGCTCCTTCATGGAATGACGCTAAGATGAAGTCTGAAGCAGCCAAGACGGGATTGAAAGGGTTAGAGGCTAAACAGAAAAGCCTAATGGACAAAGTTCAAACCATGGAGCAGAGCTGGTCTAGCACTTTTGCTAAGCTCGAGCTAGATAAGGTAGAAGAGCAGGCTAATAGAGCGCGAGAGTTAGAGGGAGAGCTTTATGAGCTACAGCAAAGATTAGATAAGAGTGTTCCTTTCATAGAGAATACGGAGAACGGCATTTCAGAGCTACAGCAGGAATTGAATCAAATCGAGCTTAGAGCGGGAGAGCAAGCGAGCTTACATAAGCAGTTGGATCAGCAGATTACCCAAATGAAGCAGAAGCTTCAAGAGCTAGTGGGAGAACAATCGATTGAAAGTCTACTAGTGCAAGCTGAAAAACAGCTTGAGGAGCTCTCTGAGAGTGAAGGACAAGCTCGTAGGCAGCTGGAGGAAGCGAGAAAAGCTCGTTCTAAGGCAGAGAATGAATTTAGTGTGGCGCAAGCTTCTCTAGAGCAAGGAGAGCAGAGGCTGGAAAAGGCAGAGAAGCAGTTAGTTGAGCAGCTTGGTGAATCTAGCTTTGATAAGTGGCAGGAAGCTAAGGAAGCGTTAGTAGAGAAGGAAACACTTGGTGAATGGAAGAAGCGTGTCGATCAGTATAATGAGCAGGTAAAAGAACTGGTGAAGGAAAAGCAGAGCTACTTAAAGAAGCTAGGTACAAATCGAATTAGTGAGGAAGAATGGCAAGATGTATTGGCTAAAAAGCAACAGCTCGAACAGGAATATGTTCAGCTGGTGGGACAGCGTGGAGCTGCTCAGAAGGAATATGAAGCGATTAAGGAGAAGCATATGCGCTTTATGCAGCTAGAGGAGGAACGTGCTCTGGTTCAGCATCGGGTTGAGCAATATGGCAAGCTTCAGAGTGTGTTTCGTGGAAATAGCTTTGTGGAATATCTAGCTGAAGAGCAGCTTGTTTATGTATGTCAGGATGCCTCCAGCCATTTAGGTCGGCTTACTAGACAGCGCTATGCTTTAGAAGTGGATTCTCAGGGTGGCTTTGTCATTCGAGACGATGCAAACGGTGGGGTTCGTCGGCCGGTTTCCACGCTTTCTGGAGGAGAAACCTTCCTAACATCTCTGTCTTTAGCGTTAGCGCTTTCGGCACAAATTCAGCTGCGGGGTCAGTATCCGCTTCAATTTTTCTTTCTTGATGAAGGCTTTGGTACGTTAGATCCTGAGCTTTTAGATGGAGTGGTTGGGGCTCTTGAGAGCTTACATTTGCAGCAGCTTGCAGTAGGTGTTATTAGTCACGTGCCTGAATTGAAGGAACGTCTTCCTAGAAAATTAGTGGTTACACCAGCCGAGTTCTCTGGAAAAGGAAGTAGCATTCATTTGGAAACACTCTAGACTGCAAATGCACTTTAATATAGTTCTTTAATATAATGTTCGATTATGTTAGGTGCTTGACTAAGTTAAAGGGAGGGAGCCCTTGTGTCCATTCAATTTGTTTTGGGACGTGCTGGTAGTGGAAAAACAACATATTGTGTGCAGGAGATCAAGCAGAAGCTACTTAAGGATCCTCTAGGAAAGCCTATTATTTATATTGTACCTGAACAGATGAGTTATCAGGCTGAGATTCCACTTGTAAAGGACCCTGAGCTTAACGGAATGATCCGAGCTCAGGTCTATAGCATATCTCGGCTAGCGTTTCGCGTGCTAAGTGAAGTAGGTGGGGTAACTCGCACCCATTTAGATCAAGTTGGTATTACGATGATCCTGCGTAAAATTATAGAAAAGCGCAAAGATGAGTTATACATTTATAAACGTTCTGCAGAACAGCAGGGATTTTACACTCAGCTTGAACAAATGATTACGGAGTTTAAACGCTATTGTATTGCTCCTGAGGAGCTTTTTCAACAAAAGCATTCCACTGAGCACGAACAAATGCTTAAAGATAAGCTTCATGATCTGCAGTTGATTTATCAGGATTATGAGCAGGCTGTTCTAACAAAATATATGGATTCAGAGGATTTTTTAAAGCTATTTCAGGAGAGGATGATTCAATCTAGCTATCTAAGAGAAGCTGAGCTTTACATGGATGGATTTTATCAATTCACGCCTCAGGAGCAGCTTGTTTTAGAGGGATTATTTAAGCTAGCAAAAAAGGTGACAATTACTCTACCTTTGGATCAAATCTATGATGAACAGCTGCCGAATGAAATGGATTTATTTTATAGCACGGCTAAAACGTATCAGGATATAAAGGTGCTTGCTCGTCAAGCGGCTGTGAAAGTAGAACAGCCAATCATGCAGGAAGTGCCGTCAAGACTCATGCAAAGACCATCATTAATGCATCTAGAAGCTCAATTTGATCAAAGACCAGTTTTGGAATTTGAGGGTCATCATCTAGACGTACAGCTCTCTGCTGCTGTTAATCGTCGTGCGGAGATAGAAGGAATAGCTAGACAAATGATTCAGCTCGTCCGAGAGGATAACTATCGCTGGAGAGATTTAGCTATGTTTACTAGGAATTTGTCCATCTATCAGGATGTCATTGCTACCGTTTTTCATGACTACGATATTCCAGTGTTTATAGACCAAAAAAAATCAATGCTGAATCACCCCCTTATTGAATTGCTTCGCTCGGTGCTAGAGGTACTGCTGCAAAACTGGCGATATGAAGCGATATTCCGCTGTATAAAAACGGATTTGCTTTCTCCCATCCTGTCTTCAGAGGAAGCAGCAGATTGGAAGGAAAGCTGTGATAGGCTGGAAAACTTTGTTTTGGCAAACGGGATTAACGGAACACAGTGGACACAAGATGAACCGTGGAAGGTCTACGAGTCTTTCTCCTTGGATGAAGAGGTTACAGAGACGAACAGAAGGCTTGAAGCTGAACAGGAGCTTCAGCGTCTAAGACAGATGATTGTTCAGCCTATTATTCGACTAAAGCAGGGGCTGAAAGAGTCAAAGAATGTTCGACAAAGCTGTGAGCATATCTATTTCTTTATGGAAGAGCTGGGGGTTTATGAAAAGCTTGAGCAATGGAGAGTAGATGCAGAGCAAGAGGGAAGATTGCAGGATGCAAGGGAGCATGATCAGGTTTGGAAGGGGTTTATTCACCTACTGGAGCAAATGGTTGAAATCTCAGGAGATGAGCCTATTTCGCTTGAGCTATTAAGTAAGATGATAGAAACGGGCTGTGAACAGCTTAAGTTTTCTACTATACCTCCATCCTTAGATCAAGTGATGGTTGGTAGCCTAGAGGTAAGCCGTTTATCTGGAGTAAAGCAGGGCTTTGTATTAGGAATGAATGACGGAATGATCCCTGCTCGATTTAAGGAAGAAACCTTAATGACGGAAGAGGAACGAGCACAGCTATATGAAGTAGGACTAAGCTTAGCACCAGGACTTCATATTCAGCTTTCAGAGGAATACTTTTATCTCTATATGGCGATGTGCAGCGCTTCGGATGGACTACATTTGAGCTATTCATTAGCAGATGAGGAAGGTAAAGCTCTAACCGCTTCAAGTGTTCTTCAGCGAATTAAGCAGATGTTCCCACAGCTTACAGAAAAGCTTATAGCTATAGAAGCGCATGAGGTCAGTCCAATGGAACAAAAGGAATTTGTCGTGCTTCCTAAGAAGTCTCTTTCTATTTTAATTACACAATTGAGACAATGGAAGAAAGGCTATCCGATCGTTGATTTTTGGTGGGATGTATACAATTGGTTTGTCCAAAGCTCTGAATGGAGTAAGGAGGCCAGGACACCACTTGCAAGTTTATTCTATCGAAACATAGCTCATTCATTATCGCTAGATGCTAGTAGAAGCTTATATGGTGAGCATATCCAGTCGAGTGTGTCACGAATGGAGCTCTATCGCTCCTGTCCATTCTCTCACTTTGCTTCCTACGGATTAAAGCTGAAGGAAAGAAAAATTTTTCGTCTGGAGGCTCCAGATATAGGGCAGCTCTTTCACTCTGCTCTAAAGGAGGTTGATGATGAGCTTCGAAAAAGAAGGCAGAGCTGGTCAGATCTTTCCTTAACAGAATGTCAGCTCCTAGCTAAGCAGGCTGTAGATAAGATAGCCAATAGATTACGTGGAAATATTCTGGCGAGCAATCATCGTAACCACTATATTAAATATAAGCTTCAGCAGGTTGTGGAAAGAGCTAGTCAGGTTTTGTATGAGCATGCAAAAGTAACACAATTCACTCCTGTTGGGATGGAGATAGGCTTTGGACCTAACGGCTCAATGCCAGCCCTACACATTCCTTTAGACAATGATTTTAGTATGGATGTGGTAGGTAGAATTGATCGTGTTGACCAGGCACGGAGCTCTGAGGGTCTATTACTTAGAGTCATAGACTTTAAATCTAGTAAAAAGGATTTGCAGCTTACGGAGCTATATCATGGACTTTCCCTGCAAATGCTTACTTACTTAGATGTCTTGTTAACCCATTCTAAGGGATGGCTTGGAGAACAGGCTCTACCTGCTGGTGTGCTGTATTTTCATTTGCATAACCCGATGCTCAGTAGGAAAACGCTATTACCTGCAGAGAAGCTTGAAAAGGAGCTCTACCGACAATTCAAAATGAAAGGGCTACTAGTGGCAGATAAGGAAATTGTGCAGCTAATGGATACACAGCTTGAAACACAGCATTCAGATGTCATTCCCGTTGGTCTAAAAAAGGACGGGAGCTTCTATAGTCAGTCTAAGGTGGCCAGTCCTGAGGAGTTTACAGAGCTAAGGCATTATGTCCGCAAGCAGATGAAGGAAATAGGAACGGAAGTAACGAATGGAAGTATTTCAATTACACCGTTTAAAATGAAGCAGAAAATAGCGTGTACGTTCTGTCCATACAAATCGGTTTGTCACTATGATCAATCCCTAGAGGAGAACACGTATACACAGCTAAAATCAAAAAGCTCAGCAACAGTCATTGAGGAGATACGAGCTAGTCTTCAGTCAGTTGATCAAACTGACAAAGAGAGAGGGGAGGAAAAGTAAGCATGTCACCTTTTACCCCAATTAAAGATGTGCCCAAGCCCGATGGTAGTTTATGGACGGATGAACAATGGCAGGCTATATCGGCAAGAGGCAAGCATATATTAGTTGCTGCAGCAGCTGGATCTGGTAAGACGGCTGTTTTAGTAGAGCGGATGATTCGGCAAATTACTGATGTGGAGCATCCCATTGATGTTGATCGTTTGCTTGTCGTTACTTTTACCAATGCAGCAGCAGCAGAAATGAAAAAGAGAATCGGGGAAGCTCTTGAAAAAGAGCTTAGTAAAGACCCACATTCCCTTTATTTAAAGAGGCAATTAACATTGCTAAATCAAGCGTCTATTTCAACTCTCCATTCCTTTTGTTTAGATGTTCTTCGATCCTACTATTTTCAGCTAGATATTGATCCTAAATTTCGTCTGGCTGAGGATACGGAGATTGTTTTGATTAAAGAAGAGGTTTTAGAAGAGCTGTTTGAGGAGAGATATAGTCGAACAGACGATGAGCAATTCTTTAAGCTTGTAGATAGCTTTAGCTCGGATCGCAGTGATCAGGACCTGCAGGCGCTTGTGTTACAGCTCTATGAGTTTAGTAGGAGTCACCCGTTTCCGTATGAGTGGTTAAAAGAACTCATTTCTTATACAGACAAAGATCGAGTGGAAAAATGGACGTCTGAGATTCTTTCTCTTATACGACAGGAGCTTAGGGGCTTATTAAATGATTTAGAGAGAGCCTTTATGATGACTCAAGCACCAGATGGGCCAGGAGCCTACGGTACCAATATTGAAGAAGACTTACAGGTGATTCATTCCGCACTAAACGCCTGTCAGCATTCTTGGGAAGATGCTTTTGAAGCGTTTAATCAGCTTAGCTTTGGACGCTTAAAAAGTATAAAGAGCGATGAGGTGAACGCTCATCTGCAACTTTTGGTTAAGGAAATTAGAGATCGATGTAAGAAGACTTTTACAAGTATAAAAGAAGAGTATTTTCAACGAAGTCTAGAGGAAATGAGGCAGGACTTATCTCAGATGGAGCCTGTTCTTGGAGCTTTGGTGGAGCTAGTTATTGAGTTTGAGCAACTCTTCTCATCGACAAAGCGAAGTAAGGCGATGATGGATTTCTCTGACTTAGAGCATGGCTGTTTAGCGATTCTGATGGAGGAGGGCTCAACACTTGATGAGCTGCGCCCTTCAGAGGTCGCTTTACGCTATAAGCAAAAGTTCAGTGAGATTTTAGTTGATGAGTATCAGGATACGAATTTAGTACAGGAATCCATATTGAAGCTCATAAGTGTGGATGAAGCTGATCATGGAAATGTTTTTATGGTTGGTGATGTAAAGCAAAGTATCTATCGCTTTAGGATGGCTGAGCCTACGTTGTTTTTGGAAAAATATAAGCATTTTGCGTCTATTACTTTTTCCTATCATGGCGAGTCTAGCCACGGTGGATTAGAAAGCAAGGTAGGATATGAAGGGCTATCTCGTTCAAATGTTCCTACAGATGAAACATCAGGATGGAAAATCGATTTAGCGCGTAATTTTCGCAGCCGAGCTCAAGTGCTAGATGGAACGAACTATTTGTTTAAGCAAATTATGAATGAACAGGTCGGAGAAATTGAGTATGACGAGGATGCTGCTTTAAAGCTTGGAGCTTCCTATCCCGAAGAGGAACTTCCTATTGAGCTAGCACTAATTGAACGAGATACGGCATTAGCTGATGAAAGTGCTGGTGACGAGAATGGCTATGAAGGCTGGAATGGACAGGACGGCGACGAGCAAGATGATGAGGAAACCGGTTCTTTTGAACCACATGTAGATGAGGCAGAGCTGGAGGCTGTTCAGCTAGAAGCTCGGTACATGGCAGGCAAAATAAAAGAATTGATTGGAACGAAACCAGAAAATGCCTTTCAAGTCTATGATCCCAAGCACAAGCTCTACCGTCCAATTCGATATAAGGATATTGTGGTCTTACTTCGTGCATCCTCAGTATGGGCACCAGCTATATTAGAGGAATTTAAACAGCAAGGTATCCCGGGCTATGCTGAGCTAACAACAGGCTATTTTGAAGCAACTGAAGTAGCTATCATGGTTTCTTTACTTAAGATTATAGACAATCCCTATCAGGATATTCCCTTGGCGAGTGTTCTTCGTTCTCCTATCGTTGGGTTGCAAGGAGAAGAGCTGGCAAGGGTTCGAGTAGCGGATAAGAAAGGTAGCTTTTTCGATGCGGTTCGTACATTTTTGGAGCAGAATAAGCCCCAAGTTGAGAATGATAGTGATCAGGCTGAGGAGTATGCTAATACTCAATCTGAAAAGCAATCGCAAGCTTCAGACCTACAGCTGTATGATAAGCTCACCGACTTCACTCAAAAGCTCAAACGCTGGAGAGGTCGAGCTAGACATGGTTCTCTAGCTGATTTTATTTGGCAGCTTTACCAGGATACAGGCTACTATGATTTCGTAGGTGGCATGCCTGGCGGAAATCAGCGACAAGCGAATCTAAGAGCTCTATATGATCGAGCTAGACAATATGAATCTACATCCTTCCGAGGACTTTTCCGCTTTTTGCGTTTCGTTGAAAGGATGCAGGATCGGGGTAGTGATTTAGGAACAGCTAGAGCATTAAGTGAGCAAGAGGACGTTGTTCGAATAATGACCATTCACAAAAGTAAGGGATTAGAATTTCCTGTTGTGTTTGTGGCAGGCTTAGGAAAAATGTTTAATCAATCAGATAGCAAGAAAAAGCTATTGCTTCATAAAGAGCTTGGCTTGGGTAGTAAATTTATAGATATAGACAAAAGAATCAGTTACCCTACTTTACCTTATCAACTCATCAAGCTTAAAATGCAGCAGGAGCTTCTTGCAGAAGAGATGCGTGTGTTATACGTTGCCTTAACGAGAGCTAAAGAAAAACTCTATTTGCTAGGATCACTTAGAGATGTTAGAAAAAAGGTTGCACAATGGGCACAGCAGCTAGAAACGGATGGTTGGACACTTCCTGATGCGTTACGCTCAAAGGCAAAGACTTTTTTAGATTGGATTGGACCAGCAGTGATTAGACATAAAGGAGCACGTCCAGTCCTTGCTCTGGTGGAGGATGCAATGCAGGGGATTCAGGAGATTCATTCCTATAGTGATTCCGATTCCAATCTCCCATGGTTAAATGATCAATCTCAGTGGAGAATTGAAGTGGTTTCCCCTTATCATTTGGTGGCTGGAAAGGGGCTGCTTCAGGAGTTGGATCAAATGAAGCTCCAAGCTCTTGCCAATAAAGAAGCCCTTGTTAGAGGAGCTACTGATTTACAGCAGGAAGTTGCAAAGAAGCTTGAATGGTCGTATCCATTTCTGCATGCAACAGTAACAAAATCTAAGCAATCTGTTACAGAGCTGAAGAAGCATTATCAATGGCTGTTAGAGAATCAAGAGGTTCATCACAGCTTACAGGAATCACGGGAAACGGAAGCCTACTTAAAACCAGTGAAGCCTGATAGACCAAATTTTATGCAGGACCGTACGTTAACCTCTGCTGAGCGAGGGACGGCCATGCATACGGTTATGCAGCATATTGAATTAGGTAAGCTTCACACGGAGGATGAGCTTTCTTCCTTTATTGAACAGCTTGTAGTACAGGAAAAGCTGACGAAGCATGAAGCTGAAAGTGTTTCTTTGAAACAGCTTATGACATTTATACACAGTGATTTAAACCTTCTAATTGGGCAAGCAGATTACCTACAGCGGGAGGTCCCATTTACGATTTCTGTACCAGCTGTCAATATCTATACGGAGTGGACACAGGATCAAGAAGAGAGAATAATCATCCAAGGTATTATTGATATTGTTTGTAAAGTAGAAGGCAAATGGATGATTCTTGATTATAAAACCGATCGCATTTCAGATCGTTACAAAGATGGCTTTAATGAGGCTAAGTCTGTTTTGCAGGAACGGTATGGGACACAGATTGAACTGTATGCTCAGGCTATAGAGGAAATTTGGAAGGTTTCAGTAGATAGAAAGCTACTTTACTTCTTCGATGGAGGACATGTACTAGAGGTAGATTAATAGGGCTGTCCAACAAGTAGAGTTTTCTACTTAGGACAGCTTTCTTTGTTTGCTTTGACTGTAAAGGATAGTATAACTTTTAGAGAGTAATTAAGAGAGTAATTATAGACTGATTTGACCTTTTACGGACATAGGGTTGCTTAGAAAAGGCTTGAAACCTGCTTAATAAGATAACGTAATAAAAAGAGGATAAATTGATGGTATTTATTACTTATTATTAAGAGGGGGGAAAACAAATGGGTAGTTTCATTCTAGCTATTATATTTTTTACTCCTTTATATTGCTTAATTTTGTGGGCTTACTTTAGTCCAGAGGAAAGTATGCTATTTGGACAAAGATGGGTGTACAAAGAAGAACCAGAGTTTTCTCCTAAAGCTATTCGACATACAAAATTCACATCACTTATGGCTTTGATTGGAATACCCATTTTTGTAGTAGATATTCTTCTAAGATCAAACCTTCTTAAAATAGGTTTAGCTATATTATTATTTGTGTATCTGATTGGGATCTTTAGAATCATAACAGATGATAAAGAATAATAGACAATTGTTTAATAAAAACTATTGATCAAAGGCTGATTGAGAGTCAATTTTTTGAAAAAGTATGATAAGAGTGAAGCAACTTCAAAATGGAGTTGCTTTTAATTTTTTTAATAAATTTCTCAACTTTAAAATCTTATAGGTTTTTACAAAATCAGATCTAAAAGAATGTAAAGGAGATAAAAAGAACATAAACGATCATAAAAGTGTACAAAGGATCAATATAAGTGTATAATGATGGCATTGAGGAGCTGATTCTTTGTTTGCTGAGGAACGGAAGGAGAAAATTAAAAAGCTGATCATCACCCAGGGAAGAGTAGAGGTCAAGGAGTTAGCTGACCAGCTAAAATCCTCTATTCATACGATCCGTAGAGATTTATCTGCATTAGAAGAAGAAGGTGTTCTAAGTAGAACACACGGTGGGGCGGTTCTGACGAACAAAGTAAGGATGCCTGTGTTAAAGCCTGAAGCACGCTATACGGAAGGGACAGAGCATCAGCACGCTATTGCACGTAAAGCAGCTAGCGTAATTAATGCTGGGTCTACCATTTATATTGGTGGATCTAGTACTGAACGTGTGATGCTTCAATATCTTCCTGAGCTTGCCAATGTAACGGTTGTTACAAATTCATTAGAAATTGCCGTAGGGCTTCGGGGTAAGGAAGGGTATGTGAGCTATCTAACAGGTGGACAGATTTCTACCTCTGGAAACTTTACTGATAGCTTAGCTTTGGACTTTCTAAGCTCTTTAAACATTGACCTTGCTTTTATTGTAGGAAGTGGTTTAACTGCGAAGGATGGATTAACTACTTCTGATCCCAATATTGCCTTATTTCAAAGGAAGGTCCTTGAATCAGCAGATAGAAGCATCTGCTTAGCAAACCACTATAAAGTAGGGACGAAGAAATTCTCACAGATTGCCAAGCTAACAGCCTTAGGTCATATCATTACAGACTCTCTAAGCTCTGAAAATGAGCTCGAACAAATTAGAAATCAAGGGGTTTCAATAGAGATAGCTTAGCATGCTGGAGAGTGATCTTAGAATGATTTATGGAAGAGAACAAAAAAATACTACATAGGAAGTTTATAAAAGTAATTAGGAGGTGCTCAAGGTGAATATTAACCATATAACTTTTTCAGTGTCTGACTTAGAGAGATCTATTGAATTCTACAAAAATGTTTTGGGAGCAAAGCTACTTGTACATGGCACAGCTTTAGCTTATTTTGATCTAGGTGGAGTATGGCTAGCTTTAAATGTTGAAAAAAATATACCTAGAAATGATATACATCATTCCTATACGCACATGGCCTTTTCA
This portion of the Bacillus horti genome encodes:
- the addA gene encoding helicase-exonuclease AddAB subunit AddA, with product MSPFTPIKDVPKPDGSLWTDEQWQAISARGKHILVAAAAGSGKTAVLVERMIRQITDVEHPIDVDRLLVVTFTNAAAAEMKKRIGEALEKELSKDPHSLYLKRQLTLLNQASISTLHSFCLDVLRSYYFQLDIDPKFRLAEDTEIVLIKEEVLEELFEERYSRTDDEQFFKLVDSFSSDRSDQDLQALVLQLYEFSRSHPFPYEWLKELISYTDKDRVEKWTSEILSLIRQELRGLLNDLERAFMMTQAPDGPGAYGTNIEEDLQVIHSALNACQHSWEDAFEAFNQLSFGRLKSIKSDEVNAHLQLLVKEIRDRCKKTFTSIKEEYFQRSLEEMRQDLSQMEPVLGALVELVIEFEQLFSSTKRSKAMMDFSDLEHGCLAILMEEGSTLDELRPSEVALRYKQKFSEILVDEYQDTNLVQESILKLISVDEADHGNVFMVGDVKQSIYRFRMAEPTLFLEKYKHFASITFSYHGESSHGGLESKVGYEGLSRSNVPTDETSGWKIDLARNFRSRAQVLDGTNYLFKQIMNEQVGEIEYDEDAALKLGASYPEEELPIELALIERDTALADESAGDENGYEGWNGQDGDEQDDEETGSFEPHVDEAELEAVQLEARYMAGKIKELIGTKPENAFQVYDPKHKLYRPIRYKDIVVLLRASSVWAPAILEEFKQQGIPGYAELTTGYFEATEVAIMVSLLKIIDNPYQDIPLASVLRSPIVGLQGEELARVRVADKKGSFFDAVRTFLEQNKPQVENDSDQAEEYANTQSEKQSQASDLQLYDKLTDFTQKLKRWRGRARHGSLADFIWQLYQDTGYYDFVGGMPGGNQRQANLRALYDRARQYESTSFRGLFRFLRFVERMQDRGSDLGTARALSEQEDVVRIMTIHKSKGLEFPVVFVAGLGKMFNQSDSKKKLLLHKELGLGSKFIDIDKRISYPTLPYQLIKLKMQQELLAEEMRVLYVALTRAKEKLYLLGSLRDVRKKVAQWAQQLETDGWTLPDALRSKAKTFLDWIGPAVIRHKGARPVLALVEDAMQGIQEIHSYSDSDSNLPWLNDQSQWRIEVVSPYHLVAGKGLLQELDQMKLQALANKEALVRGATDLQQEVAKKLEWSYPFLHATVTKSKQSVTELKKHYQWLLENQEVHHSLQESRETEAYLKPVKPDRPNFMQDRTLTSAERGTAMHTVMQHIELGKLHTEDELSSFIEQLVVQEKLTKHEAESVSLKQLMTFIHSDLNLLIGQADYLQREVPFTISVPAVNIYTEWTQDQEERIIIQGIIDIVCKVEGKWMILDYKTDRISDRYKDGFNEAKSVLQERYGTQIELYAQAIEEIWKVSVDRKLLYFFDGGHVLEVD
- a CDS encoding DeoR/GlpR family DNA-binding transcription regulator; protein product: MFAEERKEKIKKLIITQGRVEVKELADQLKSSIHTIRRDLSALEEEGVLSRTHGGAVLTNKVRMPVLKPEARYTEGTEHQHAIARKAASVINAGSTIYIGGSSTERVMLQYLPELANVTVVTNSLEIAVGLRGKEGYVSYLTGGQISTSGNFTDSLALDFLSSLNIDLAFIVGSGLTAKDGLTTSDPNIALFQRKVLESADRSICLANHYKVGTKKFSQIAKLTALGHIITDSLSSENELEQIRNQGVSIEIA
- the addB gene encoding helicase-exonuclease AddAB subunit AddB, whose protein sequence is MSIQFVLGRAGSGKTTYCVQEIKQKLLKDPLGKPIIYIVPEQMSYQAEIPLVKDPELNGMIRAQVYSISRLAFRVLSEVGGVTRTHLDQVGITMILRKIIEKRKDELYIYKRSAEQQGFYTQLEQMITEFKRYCIAPEELFQQKHSTEHEQMLKDKLHDLQLIYQDYEQAVLTKYMDSEDFLKLFQERMIQSSYLREAELYMDGFYQFTPQEQLVLEGLFKLAKKVTITLPLDQIYDEQLPNEMDLFYSTAKTYQDIKVLARQAAVKVEQPIMQEVPSRLMQRPSLMHLEAQFDQRPVLEFEGHHLDVQLSAAVNRRAEIEGIARQMIQLVREDNYRWRDLAMFTRNLSIYQDVIATVFHDYDIPVFIDQKKSMLNHPLIELLRSVLEVLLQNWRYEAIFRCIKTDLLSPILSSEEAADWKESCDRLENFVLANGINGTQWTQDEPWKVYESFSLDEEVTETNRRLEAEQELQRLRQMIVQPIIRLKQGLKESKNVRQSCEHIYFFMEELGVYEKLEQWRVDAEQEGRLQDAREHDQVWKGFIHLLEQMVEISGDEPISLELLSKMIETGCEQLKFSTIPPSLDQVMVGSLEVSRLSGVKQGFVLGMNDGMIPARFKEETLMTEEERAQLYEVGLSLAPGLHIQLSEEYFYLYMAMCSASDGLHLSYSLADEEGKALTASSVLQRIKQMFPQLTEKLIAIEAHEVSPMEQKEFVVLPKKSLSILITQLRQWKKGYPIVDFWWDVYNWFVQSSEWSKEARTPLASLFYRNIAHSLSLDASRSLYGEHIQSSVSRMELYRSCPFSHFASYGLKLKERKIFRLEAPDIGQLFHSALKEVDDELRKRRQSWSDLSLTECQLLAKQAVDKIANRLRGNILASNHRNHYIKYKLQQVVERASQVLYEHAKVTQFTPVGMEIGFGPNGSMPALHIPLDNDFSMDVVGRIDRVDQARSSEGLLLRVIDFKSSKKDLQLTELYHGLSLQMLTYLDVLLTHSKGWLGEQALPAGVLYFHLHNPMLSRKTLLPAEKLEKELYRQFKMKGLLVADKEIVQLMDTQLETQHSDVIPVGLKKDGSFYSQSKVASPEEFTELRHYVRKQMKEIGTEVTNGSISITPFKMKQKIACTFCPYKSVCHYDQSLEENTYTQLKSKSSATVIEEIRASLQSVDQTDKERGEEK